A window from Longimicrobium sp. encodes these proteins:
- a CDS encoding DoxX family protein produces the protein MRPFFMHRFEEVTLALLRVVAGLMFMQHGVQKLFGWLKPPDAPPGTVELFSQMGVAGVLEVFGGLLIVLGLFTRPVAFILAGQMAVAYFQAHFPRGAVPLLNGGEPAVLFCFIFLYFSARGGGRYSVDHAIRGRDAAADGLRTTRA, from the coding sequence ATGCGGCCCTTTTTCATGCACCGCTTCGAGGAAGTGACGCTCGCGCTGCTTCGCGTCGTGGCGGGGCTGATGTTCATGCAGCACGGCGTTCAGAAGCTGTTCGGCTGGCTCAAGCCGCCCGACGCGCCGCCGGGCACCGTCGAGCTGTTCTCGCAGATGGGTGTGGCGGGGGTGCTGGAGGTGTTCGGCGGGCTGCTGATCGTGCTGGGGCTGTTCACGCGCCCCGTGGCCTTCATCCTGGCCGGCCAGATGGCGGTGGCGTACTTCCAGGCCCACTTCCCGCGCGGTGCCGTCCCCCTCCTGAACGGGGGCGAGCCGGCGGTCCTCTTCTGCTTCATCTTCCTCTACTTCTCCGCGCGCGGCGGCGGGCGCTACAGCGTGGACCACGCGATACGCGGGCGGGACGCAGCGGCGGACGGGCTGAGGACGACGCGAGCGTGA
- a CDS encoding DUF2784 domain-containing protein: MISPAVYRALADAVVLGHLAFVLFVALGGLLVLRRPKLAWAHVPAAAWGAAIEFGGWICPLTYLENHLRLLGGGDAYRVGFVDRYILHILYPQGLTRGTQMVLGAIVLAVNGYVYARLAARGRTPRLSGARSAG; encoded by the coding sequence ATGATCTCTCCCGCCGTCTACCGCGCCCTCGCGGACGCCGTCGTCCTGGGGCACCTCGCCTTCGTGCTCTTCGTGGCGCTGGGCGGGCTGCTCGTGCTGCGCAGGCCGAAGCTGGCGTGGGCGCACGTCCCGGCCGCCGCGTGGGGTGCCGCCATCGAGTTCGGCGGATGGATCTGCCCGCTGACCTACCTGGAGAACCACCTGCGGCTGCTGGGCGGGGGCGATGCGTACCGGGTCGGCTTCGTGGACCGCTACATCCTCCACATCCTGTACCCGCAGGGACTTACGCGCGGCACGCAGATGGTGCTGGGCGCGATCGTGCTGGCGGTGAACGGCTACGTGTACGCCCGCCTGGCGGCCCGGGGCCGCACGCCGCGTCTCAGCGGTGCTCGAAGCGCAGGCTGA
- a CDS encoding sensor histidine kinase: MANSVREARESLVGRWLERIVDRVAIHPTHIFPSEELLNHVPLLVDGIADYVGDVAAEITADVPVVAKAMELGALRHAQGFEAHQILKEYEILGGILFDHLAETAERMGPGCSPAELLACSHRVFRAVAVIQQYTTNHFLSLAEARVREREDRLRAFNRSLTHEMKNRINTVRGANEMLREEWVGSVASQREKFTDIIARNADGMQSVLEDLLELSRVEVDGSQSSRNILLSDAAAEVARQLRDFAEARRVRVELAPDLPIVEVPAAAVELCLTNYVSNAIKYRDPGKPDHWVRVEGTVRDGDPCEVIVRVRDNGLGVPEEARPELFRRFFRAHEGTVTGEEGTGLGLAIVRETIESVGGRAWAEFDPADGTVFAISFPCLIAEVLPETGGLSV, encoded by the coding sequence ATGGCCAACAGCGTCCGCGAAGCCCGCGAATCGCTGGTGGGACGCTGGCTGGAGCGGATCGTGGACCGCGTGGCGATTCATCCGACCCACATCTTCCCCTCCGAAGAGCTGCTGAACCACGTCCCGCTGCTGGTGGACGGGATCGCGGACTACGTGGGCGACGTCGCGGCCGAGATCACGGCGGACGTGCCGGTGGTGGCGAAGGCGATGGAGCTGGGGGCGCTTCGCCACGCGCAGGGCTTCGAGGCGCACCAGATCCTCAAGGAGTACGAGATCCTCGGCGGCATCCTCTTCGACCACCTGGCGGAGACGGCGGAGCGGATGGGGCCCGGCTGCTCGCCCGCGGAGCTGCTGGCCTGCTCGCACCGCGTGTTCCGCGCGGTGGCGGTGATCCAGCAGTACACCACGAACCACTTCCTCTCGCTGGCCGAGGCGCGGGTGAGGGAGCGCGAGGACCGGCTGCGCGCCTTCAACCGCTCGCTCACGCACGAGATGAAGAACCGCATCAACACCGTGCGCGGCGCCAACGAGATGCTGCGCGAGGAGTGGGTGGGGAGCGTGGCGTCGCAGCGGGAGAAGTTCACGGACATCATCGCCCGCAACGCGGATGGGATGCAGAGCGTGCTGGAAGACCTCCTGGAGCTCTCGCGCGTGGAGGTGGACGGGTCGCAGTCGTCGCGCAACATCCTTCTCTCGGATGCTGCCGCCGAGGTGGCGCGGCAGCTCCGCGACTTCGCCGAGGCGCGGCGCGTGCGCGTGGAGCTCGCGCCCGACCTCCCCATCGTGGAGGTCCCTGCGGCGGCCGTGGAGCTGTGCCTCACCAACTACGTGTCGAACGCCATCAAGTACCGCGACCCCGGCAAGCCGGACCACTGGGTGCGCGTGGAGGGCACCGTGCGCGACGGCGACCCTTGCGAGGTGATCGTGAGGGTGCGTGACAACGGCCTGGGTGTGCCTGAGGAGGCGCGGCCGGAGCTCTTTCGCCGCTTCTTCCGCGCCCACGAGGGCACCGTCACCGGCGAGGAGGGCACGGGCCTGGGCCTGGCGATCGTGCGCGAAACCATCGAATCCGTCGGCGGCCGCGCCTGGGCCGAGTTCGACCCTGCCGACGGCACCGTGTTCGCGATCTCGTTCCCCTGCCTGATCGCCGAGGTGTTGCCGGAGACGGGCGGGCTTTCGGTGTAA
- a CDS encoding type II toxin-antitoxin system death-on-curing family toxin: MVSEPFWLTRRMVRAIHDQQIREHGGSHGVRDEGLIASALARPQNRWGYSQDVDLPELAAAYGFGLTKNHGFIDGNKRVGYMAAYVFLGLNGLDVEAPEEEVVILMSGVASGERSENELAEWLRERAVPYE, translated from the coding sequence ATGGTCTCCGAGCCGTTCTGGCTGACGCGGCGGATGGTGCGGGCCATCCACGATCAGCAAATTCGCGAGCATGGCGGCAGCCATGGAGTGCGTGACGAGGGGCTGATCGCTTCCGCGCTCGCCCGGCCGCAGAACCGATGGGGCTATTCCCAGGATGTGGATCTGCCGGAGCTCGCTGCCGCTTATGGATTTGGACTGACGAAGAACCACGGCTTCATCGACGGAAACAAGCGCGTCGGGTACATGGCGGCGTACGTTTTCCTGGGGCTCAACGGGCTGGACGTCGAGGCGCCCGAAGAAGAAGTCGTGATCCTCATGAGCGGGGTGGCTTCAGGCGAGCGGAGCGAGAACGAACTGGCGGAGTGGCTGCGAGAGCGAGCCGTTCCCTACGAATGA